Proteins from a genomic interval of Quercus robur chromosome 9, dhQueRobu3.1, whole genome shotgun sequence:
- the LOC126700218 gene encoding uncharacterized protein LOC126700218 produces the protein MSSAVVAGSSSSCTATFTRNSSIKTSSTTPAKPFFISSKCQKTAFQGLSLQEAKRGVSDSFIAENRSSFASVVRRGLEVTARTTGASKTIEAEVDKPLGLTLGQKPGGRVIISAVDGGGNAAKAGLKAGDQVLYTSSFFGDELWPADKLGFTKTAIQAKPDSVYFVVSRGAEVDVKKLQKRPAPPRFGRKLTDAQKARATHICLDCGYVYTVQKPFDEQPDEYVCPQCRAPKKRFARYDVNSGKPIGGGLPPIGVIIGLVAGIGGVGALLVYGLQ, from the exons ATGTCATCAGCTGTGGTTGCAGGTTCTTCCTCCTCTTGCACTGCCACCTTCACTAGGAACAGCTCCATCAAAACTTCTTCAACAACACCTGCAAAGCCATTCTTCATATCATCTAAATGCCag AAAACCGCCTTCCAAGGCCTCTCACTCCAAGAGGCCAAAAGGGGTGTCTCGGATTCCTTCATAGCTGAGAATAGAAGCAGTTTCGCAAGTGTTGTAAGAAGAGGGCTTGAGGTCACTGCAAGAACTACTGGGGCATCAAAGACCATTGAGGCTGAGGTTGACAAGCCACTAGGCCTCACTTTGGGTCAAAAGCCTGGGGGTCGTGTTATCATTAGT GCTGTAGATGGGGGTGGGAATGCAGCAAAAGCAGGACTAAAGGCAGGTGACCAAGTTCTATACACTAGCAGTTTCTTTGGAGATGAGCTATGGCCAGCTGATAAGCTGGGATTTACAAAAACTGCTATCCAAGCAAAGCCAGACTCTGTCTACTTCGTTGTTAGCAG AGGTGCTGAAGTAGATGTTAAGAAACTACAAAAGCGTCCAGCTCCTCCCCGCTTTGGAAGAAAATTAACTGATGCTCAGAAG GCTAGAGCTACTCACATATGCCTTGATTGTGGATATGTATACACTGTACAGAAACCTTTTGACGAGCAG cCGGATGAATATGTATGCCCTCAATGTAGAGCACCAAAGAAGAGGTTTGCACGGTATGATGTAAACAGTGGAAAACCAATTGGAGGTGGGTTGCCTCCAATTGGGGTCATCATTGGGCTGGTGGCTGGTATTGGTGGAGTTGGAGCATTGCTTGTTTATGGTCTTCAATGA
- the LOC126700905 gene encoding aspartic proteinase CDR1-like: protein MTSSVMFHPCFLVASILSNYFIGLLATAASNGGFTVELIRPDSPKSPFYNANKTFTGRLNKYYPNALQSRVIAYKGQHLMKVSIGTPPVDIYGIADTGSDLVWTQCVPCDGCYNQIGPIFDPLKSSTYSDFYCESEQCRLINTGTCSQNICTYTYAYADSSITKGVLAQEKVTMTSNSGQTVSLDIAFGCGHNNSGIFNDHEMGIVGLGGGSVSFVSQIGSTFGSKRFSHCLLPFGTDPSIASKISFGNGSEVVGDGVVSTPLVSKEYKTPYFVTLEGISVGDTYVPFNSLGMVSKGNMFLDSGTPPTIVPQDFYDRLAVEVQKQIAMNPIRDDPDLGTQLCYRTKSNLDGPILTVHFEGANVQLKPIHTFISPKDGVYCFAMQGSNGGGIYGNFAQANFLIGFDMETMMLSFMPTDCTKQ, encoded by the coding sequence ATGACAAGCAGTGTTATGTTTCATCCATGCTTCCTTGTTGCCTCAATTctctcaaattattttataggcCTTTTGGCTACAGCTGCTAGCAATGGTGGGTTTACCGTTGAGCTAATCCGCCCGGATTCTCCCAAATCTCCCTTCTACAATGCTAACAAAACTTTTACCGGCCGCCTAAACAAATACTATCCAAATGCCCTTCAATCACGAGTAATAGCATACAAAGGTCAGCATCTCATGAAGGTCTCAATTGGAACTCCACCGGTAGACATCTATGGCATTGCTGATACAGGTAGTGACCTTGTGTGGACACAATGTGTACCATGTGATGGCTGCTACAATCAGATTGGTCCCATATTCGATCCTCTAAAGTCCTCCACATATAGTGACTTTTATTGTGAATCAGAACAATGTCGTCTTATAAACACTGGCACTTGTTCTCAAAATATTTGCACTTACACTTATGCATATGCAGATTCTTCCATAACCAAAGGTGTTTTAGCCCAAGAAAAAGTCACCATGACATCAAACTCAGGGCAAACAGTTTCTCTAGACATTGCTTTCGGGTGTGGACACAACAATAGCGGGATTTTCAATGACCATGAAATGGGAATCGTTGGGTTAGGAGGAGGGTCTGTGTCCTTTGTTTCACAAATAGGATCCACCTTTGGTAGCAAGAGGTTTTCCCATTGCTTGTTGCCATTTGGTACTGATCCTAGTATTGCAAGCAAGATAAGTTTTGGCAATGGCAGTGAAGTTGTGGGTGATGGTGTGGTTTCAACACCTTTAGTATCCAAAGAATATAAGACCCCCTATTTTGTCACACTAGAAGGAATTAGTGTTGGAGACACATATGTGCCATTTAACTCTTTAGGTATGGTTTCTAAGGGCAACATGTTTTTGGATTCAGGAACACCACCAACGATTGTGCCACAAGATTTTTATGATCGATTGGCAGTGGAAGTGCAGAAGCAAATTGCAATGAATCCCATTAGGGATGACCCTGATTTGGGGACACAGCTTTGCTATAGAACTAAATCTAATCTTGACGGACCAATATTGACTGTCCATTTTGAGGGTGCGAACGTGCAGTTAAAGCCTATACATACCTTCATTTCACCTAAAGATGGGGTTTACTGCTTTGCAATGCAAGGTTCTAATGGTGGTGGTATATATGGCAACTTTGCTCAGGCTAATTTCTTGATTGGGTTTGACATGGAAACAATGATGCTCTCCTTCATGCCGACTGATTGCACCAAACAATAG
- the LOC126699352 gene encoding aspartic proteinase CDR1-like codes for MFHPYFLVASILLNYFIGLLATTASNNGGFTVELIHPYSPKSPFYNANKTFTGRLNKYYPNAIQSQVTALNAQHLMKVSIGTPPVDIYGIVDTGSDIVWTQCVPCDGCYKQINPMFDPQKSSTYSDISCQSEQCRLIDSAACSPQNLCSYTYVYADASIAQGVLAKEKVTMISTSGQTVSLDIAFGCGHNDTGTFNDHEMGLIGLGGGSVSFVSQIGSIFGSNRFSQCLLPYDTDPSIASKISFGNGSEVVGDGVVSTPLVAKEDKTPYFVTLEGISVGDTYVPFNSSRKLSKGNVLLDSGTPQTIMPFDFYDPLAAEVQRQIAMDPIKDDPDVGTQLCYRTKTNLDGPILTVHFEGANVQLMPLHTFVPLKDGVYCFAMQESDGDVGIYGNYAQANFLIGFDRETMKVSFKPTNCTKQ; via the coding sequence ATGTTTCATCCATACTTCCTTGTTGCCTCTATTctcttaaattattttataggcCTTCTGGCAACAACTGCTAGCAATAATGGTGGGTTTACGGTTGAGCTAATCCACCCGTACTCTCCCAAATCTCCCTTCTACAATGCTAACAAAACTTTTACCGGCCGTCTAAACAAATACTATCCAAATGCCATTCAATCACAAGTAACAGCTCTCAACGCTCAGCATCTTATGAAGGTCTCAATTGGAACTCCACCGGTAGACATCTATGGCATTGTCGATACAGGTAGCGACATTGTGTGGACACAATGTGTACCATGTGATGGCTGCTACAAACAGATTAATCCCATGTTCGATCCCCAAAAGTCCTCAACATATAGTGATATTTCTTGTCAGTCAGAACAATGTCGTCTTATAGACTCTGCCGCTTGTTCTCCTCAAAATCTTTGCAGTTACACATATGTATATGCAGATGCTTCCATAGCCCAAGGTGTTTTGGCCAAAGAAAAAGTCACCATGATTTCTACCTCAGGGCAAACAGTTTCCCTAGACATTGCTTTTGGGTGTGGACACAACGATACCGGGACTTTCAATGACCATGAAATGGGACTCATTGGGTTAGGAGGAGGGTCTGTGTCCTTTGTTTCACAAATAGGTTCCATCTTTGGTAGCAACAGATTTTCTCAATGCTTGTTGCCATATGATACCGATCCTAGTATTGCAAGCAAGATAAGTTTTGGCAATGGCAGTGAAGTTGTGGGTGATGGTGTGGTTTCAACACCTTTAGTAGCCAAAGAAGATAAGACCCCCTATTTTGTCACACTAGAAGGAATTAGTGTTGGGGACACATATGTGCCATTTAACTCTTCACGTAAGCTTTCTAAGGGCAACGTGTTACTGGATTCAGGAACACCACAGACGATTATGCCATTCGATTTTTATGACCCATTGGCAGCGGAAGTGCAGAGGCAAATTGCAATGGATCCCATTAAGGATGATCCTGATGTGGGGACACAGCTTTGCTATAGAACTAAAACTAATCTTGACGGACCAATTTTGACTGTCCATTTTGAGGGTGCGAATGTGCAGTTAATGCCTTTACATACCTTCGTTCCACTTAAAGATGGGGTTTACTGCTTTGCCATGCAAGAATCTGACGGTGATGTAGGCATATATGGCAACTATGCTCAAGCAAATTTCCTGATTGGGTTTGACAGAGAAACAATGAAGGTCTCCTTCAAGCCGACTAATTGTACCAAACAGTAG